Proteins encoded in a region of the Octopus sinensis linkage group LG8, ASM634580v1, whole genome shotgun sequence genome:
- the LOC118764620 gene encoding probable low affinity copper uptake protein 2, with protein MYVYIYTTMKGHGAVTFSLSTSGNFLFYGWHIDTILGLILALITTTLAALLSEGLKYVRYLSKKQRGQRKGKPSAKVFLQNMKTRLWQSCLHMLQTGTGLFLMLCSMSYNTWIFISIIVGSSLGYFFLHPIIRIHADKKIERTKPSAVEIALIKNPSTRSVKQ; from the exons GTTACGTTCTCACTTTCCACATCCGGAAATTTTCTGTTCTATGGGTGGCACATTGATACAATTTTGG GTTTAATACTGGCGTTAATAACGACAACTTTAGCTGCATTGCTTTCGGAAGGATTGAAGTACGTGCGTTACTTATCGAAAAAACAACGTGGACAAAGAAAAGG CAAACCTTCAGCAAAAGTGTTCCTACAGAATATGAAAACCCGTTTATGGCAAAGTTGTCTACATATGCTACAGACAGGAACCGGATTGTTTCTAATGTTATGTTCTATGTCTTATAATACCTGGAttttcatcagcatcattgttggCTCATCTTTAGGATACTTCTTCTTACACCCAATCATACGAATCCATGCTGATAAAAAAATAGAACGAACAAAGCCATCGGCTGTGGAGATTGCTCTGATTAAAAATCCGTCAACACGGAGCGTCAAGCAATGA